The sequence AGGATCGCAATTCAATCGCGTTCCCCCTCTTATGGGAGTATGTTCAGAGAAACGAGGAACGATATCAGCTCATGACTAGAAAAGGTGTTTTCTGCTATGATTTCCTGGATGAGATCGAGAAACTTAAACTCGACGCGCTTCCGCCAAGAGATCAGTTTTACGATTCGCTTCATCAGATCGACATTACAATGGCTGATTATGAACATGCAAAACATGTGTGGCGGGCAATGTCATGTGAGACACTGAAAGACTATCTACTGGTGTATCTGATTACCGATGTCTTATTGCTGGCAAGTTGCTTCGAACAATTTCGCAATTTGTCAATGCAATATTTCCAAATGGACACCGGCAAGTTTCTAACTCTGCCTCACTTTGCATACCATGCCATGTTGAAATACACACAGGTGCAGTTGGAAATATTGACCGATCTAGAGATGGTGCACTGGATAAAACGAGGAATTAGAGGTGGGGTCGCTTCTGTCATGCTACGACACGCAGAGGCAAATCTTCCAGAAATGGGCCCGAACTACAACCCAGAACTACCCCGACAAGAAATCGTGCCGCTCGATTGTACGAACTTGTACGGTCATGCCTTAAGTAAACAGCTACCCGAAAAGAGTTATCGATGGTTGACCAGACAGGAAATTAAGCAACTAAAGATAAGCGAGGTTCCCGACGATGCTAAGATTGGCTATATCCTTAGCGTAGACTTGAGTTACCCGCCAGAGCTCCATGAATCGCACACAATGTACCCTTTGGCTCCACACAAAACGGCCATCCCTCCTGCTCAGTGGTCGGATTACACCTACGAACTCGGACTCAAGCTGAACGATCCGTCTTTTTTCAAAACCGGACCTGAAAAACTTGTACCGGATCTGACTGAGAAACGAGACTACGTGGTGCATTACCAGAATTTGAAATACTACCTCAAATGCGGAATGCGAT comes from Lineus longissimus chromosome 15, tnLinLong1.2, whole genome shotgun sequence and encodes:
- the LOC135499329 gene encoding uncharacterized protein LOC135499329, which codes for MSMSRFAIYYDFETMQISCPEDNNRRRHVPIAVAAIRICNSNRTYNSSLHHRVGLDCVERFLDWLDTQRQEIQIINATENQPLKMTREDWFRFHRQTSCEMCGQAFTELNSPYKDHCHLSGKFRFALCKRCNLTYGSEKTTASVPCFAHGGVRFDQHLLIKAIARRNKKRGKSPPRILPRNTEHYLAVFDGELVFQDSFEFMKASLTSIADSMKNDKSTMSSEKDRNSIAFPLLWEYVQRNEERYQLMTRKGVFCYDFLDEIEKLKLDALPPRDQFYDSLHQIDITMADYEHAKHVWRAMSCETLKDYLLVYLITDVLLLASCFEQFRNLSMQYFQMDTGKFLTLPHFAYHAMLKYTQVQLEILTDLEMVHWIKRGIRGGVASVMLRHAEANLPEMGPNYNPELPRQEIVPLDCTNLYGHALSKQLPEKSYRWLTRQEIKQLKISEVPDDAKIGYILSVDLSYPPELHESHTMYPLAPHKTAIPPAQWSDYTYELGLKLNDPSFFKTGPEKLVPDLTEKRDYVVHYQNLKYYLKCGMRLLRVRRVLAFEQKCWMRDFVNFITHKRS